Proteins from a genomic interval of Aureimonas sp. AU20:
- a CDS encoding SCO family protein — protein sequence MADPARTPRRRRAVALRYGLWFLVAAVLALTILVFALGRKEIEGAMGVSASAPYGSPFQLVNQSGAPATEAVLRGRPTALFFGFTHCPDVCPTTLFELAGYQKALKAEGRDLGIVFVSVDPERDTPDILRTYVGALSDDVTALTGDPAKVEAMLKGFGIYAKKVPQDGTDYTMDHTASVLLLDRAGVFQGTIAYGEDPAAAKAKLERLSAS from the coding sequence ATGGCCGATCCCGCCCGAACGCCCCGCCGTCGCCGCGCCGTCGCTCTGCGCTACGGGCTCTGGTTTCTCGTCGCCGCCGTTCTGGCGCTGACGATCCTCGTCTTCGCGCTCGGCCGCAAGGAGATCGAGGGCGCGATGGGCGTCAGTGCCTCGGCGCCCTATGGCTCGCCGTTCCAACTGGTGAACCAGAGCGGCGCGCCGGCGACGGAAGCCGTGCTGCGCGGCCGGCCGACGGCGCTGTTCTTCGGCTTCACCCATTGCCCCGACGTCTGCCCGACGACGCTGTTCGAACTGGCCGGCTACCAGAAGGCGCTGAAGGCCGAGGGGCGCGATCTCGGCATCGTCTTCGTTTCGGTCGATCCCGAGCGCGACACACCCGACATCCTGCGCACCTATGTCGGCGCCCTGTCGGACGACGTGACGGCGCTGACCGGCGATCCCGCGAAAGTCGAGGCCATGCTGAAGGGCTTCGGCATCTACGCCAAGAAAGTGCCGCAGGACGGCACGGACTACACGATGGACCACACAGCCTCGGTGCTCCTGCTCGACCGGGCCGGCGTCTTCCAGGGCACTATCGCCTATGGCGAGGACCCCGCCGCCGCCAAGGCCAAGCTGGAACGCCTCAGCGCGTCCTGA
- a CDS encoding DapH/DapD/GlmU-related protein produces MTDAAEPDLRFRADEPKQHPSAELKEVRLGRFCDIGQRVKLRDVTVGDYSYFERGGEAVMTDIGKFCSIAAHVRLNALEHPVERVTTHKISYRPNEYFRFLGVDHGFRQTRATRRVAIGHDVWIGHGAVILPGVSVGTGAVVGAGAVVTRDVPPYTIVAGVPARVLRPRFAPETAERLLRLAWWDWPRETLFEAIPDMQALSIEHFLARWEERGVSETAPPR; encoded by the coding sequence ATGACCGACGCCGCCGAGCCGGATCTGCGCTTCCGCGCCGACGAACCCAAGCAGCATCCGAGCGCGGAGCTGAAGGAGGTGCGCCTCGGCCGCTTCTGCGACATCGGGCAGCGCGTGAAGTTGCGGGACGTGACGGTCGGCGACTACAGCTATTTCGAGCGCGGCGGCGAGGCCGTAATGACCGATATCGGCAAGTTCTGCTCGATCGCCGCCCATGTGCGCCTCAACGCGCTGGAGCATCCCGTCGAGCGCGTCACCACCCATAAGATCAGCTACCGGCCAAACGAGTATTTCCGCTTTCTCGGCGTCGACCATGGCTTTCGCCAGACGCGGGCGACGCGGCGGGTCGCGATCGGCCACGATGTCTGGATCGGCCACGGGGCGGTGATCCTGCCGGGGGTCTCGGTCGGCACCGGCGCGGTGGTCGGAGCCGGCGCGGTGGTGACGCGCGACGTCCCCCCCTACACGATCGTCGCCGGCGTGCCCGCGCGGGTGCTACGCCCGCGCTTTGCGCCCGAAACCGCCGAGCGTCTGTTGCGCCTCGCCTGGTGGGACTGGCCGCGCGAGACGCTGTTCGAGGCTATCCCCGACATGCAGGCTCTCTCGATCGAGCATTTCCTGGCGCGATGGGAAGAGCGCGGCGTCAGCGAGACCGCCCCTCCCCGGTGA
- a CDS encoding MerR family transcriptional regulator, with protein sequence MTNPIEDANEQEFRITAEQLLQCDDPAGGGPSEFRIGDLSREFGVTLRTLRFYEDRGLLSPDRRGTTRIYSRQDRMRLRLVLLAKLLGFSLTEAKQLIDLHHQPDGPRKQLKTALVRFEEQRQILEDQRREIEQSLEAMRLTTAFVRARLETMS encoded by the coding sequence ATGACAAATCCGATTGAGGACGCGAACGAGCAGGAGTTTCGCATCACGGCGGAGCAGCTGCTCCAATGCGACGACCCGGCCGGCGGAGGCCCGAGCGAATTCCGGATCGGCGACTTGTCGCGCGAGTTCGGCGTAACCTTGCGCACCCTGAGGTTCTATGAGGACCGGGGTCTTCTTTCACCGGACCGGCGCGGCACGACGCGGATCTATTCGCGCCAGGACCGGATGCGGCTGCGGCTTGTGCTGCTCGCCAAGCTTCTAGGCTTCTCCCTGACGGAGGCCAAGCAGCTGATCGACCTCCATCACCAGCCCGACGGGCCGCGCAAGCAGCTGAAGACCGCGCTGGTGCGGTTCGAGGAGCAGCGCCAGATCCTGGAGGATCAGAGGCGCGAGATCGAACAGTCGCTGGAGGCCATGCGCCTCACCACCGCCTTCGTTCGTGCCCGGCTGGAGACGATGAGCTGA
- a CDS encoding 50S ribosomal protein L11 methyltransferase gives MGQVRYFARGGKQETQALYERLDAAFAEDGWPIAHIEIDEAADLHEASVYFEGEGDADEETLREAFAPLEPTREDLPDIDWMAQVLADLKPVRAGRFLVHGAHDRDKVRAHDLAIEIEAGQAFGTGHHGTTAGCLSMIEEVVRRRRPLNALDLGTGSAVLAIAIAKLAHVPVLATDIDPVATKVARENIRANGTHTLVRAETAKGFDGPAFAAYAPFSLIVANILARPLMMLAPAMARQLAPGGDLVLSGILAKQRDAVLAAYRAQGLFHTKTLRRNEWVTLHLTRNDRPLA, from the coding sequence TTGGGCCAGGTTCGATATTTTGCCCGTGGCGGCAAGCAGGAGACCCAGGCGCTCTACGAGCGCCTCGACGCCGCCTTCGCCGAGGATGGCTGGCCGATCGCCCATATCGAAATCGACGAGGCCGCCGATCTTCACGAGGCGTCCGTTTATTTCGAGGGTGAGGGGGATGCGGACGAAGAGACGCTGCGCGAAGCCTTCGCGCCGCTGGAGCCGACCCGCGAGGACCTGCCCGACATCGACTGGATGGCGCAGGTCCTGGCCGACCTGAAGCCGGTGCGGGCCGGGCGCTTCCTCGTCCACGGCGCGCATGATCGCGACAAGGTTCGCGCGCATGATCTCGCCATCGAGATCGAGGCGGGGCAAGCCTTCGGGACAGGTCATCACGGAACGACGGCGGGCTGCCTGTCGATGATCGAGGAGGTGGTGCGGCGCCGCCGGCCGCTCAACGCGCTGGACCTCGGAACGGGCAGCGCGGTGCTCGCCATCGCCATCGCCAAGCTCGCCCATGTGCCGGTTCTCGCCACGGACATCGATCCGGTGGCGACCAAGGTGGCGCGCGAGAACATTCGCGCCAACGGCACGCACACGCTGGTGCGCGCTGAAACCGCCAAGGGCTTCGACGGGCCGGCCTTCGCGGCCTATGCGCCGTTTTCGCTGATCGTGGCCAATATCCTGGCCCGGCCGCTGATGATGCTGGCGCCGGCCATGGCGCGGCAATTGGCGCCGGGTGGCGATCTCGTCCTGTCCGGCATCCTCGCCAAGCAGCGCGATGCCGTCCTGGCCGCCTACCGCGCGCAAGGGCTGTTCCATACCAAGACGCTGCGCCGCAACGAATGGGTGACGCTGCACCTCACGCGCAACGACCGGCCGTTGGCCTGA
- a CDS encoding peptidoglycan-binding protein → MSRNDPHLKARSDAEAQVAEGSFKSLSKTLEDLEARLTRLSMGKRPVEDDAETKAEEQPARDAAARLRSIAAARRATRPALDAAASPLALERQLDADPAAGRVAKRPAATTAKPATDKRLGALAGEVGDLQAQGATLAIVKDLAADVSALRSEIQTSLTGAHLTQRFEEMRGSLGQIKRLIGESKGADQIGAEIFALMEQLTELTASNADQASLMELRAELDTVSTLVTQMAREESVQAVQKRWDDFEARITDRIELDNQSKRDLRVELERLRGSLRSLSTEEQILAVQQRWEEFEARYVDTVRTQTEETLTRLLKGELDTLRAKLDEISSEASGAALEARFEAMAEKLPIKALEAGINRLSERMGEIELALVGLPEILQIDQMEARIQALADSVETLAAEMREPDLSHFAVLEERLDEISAAILTGGLSGAAAGASGPLERIEARVTELAGRVDRIAETGDAEFLSAQLAAMSEQIEELSAQPAVNELGARIDRLSERVERLFSTAGGEIASNALEARLQALAERLEQSAGAVGVDNDVIRSLESQIGRLAEVLAGVPAPLDGDSAEVARRLEALERKFDKDRDSVIAAASAAAEEAVRRMQDGEDTRQNGYVRDLAGDLRRLEDLCRKSDERAVGVFDAVHATLIKIVERLTAIEGDLRAESAAGRSGPVAASVAAFAPIPPQSVFADAAPEAASEEPKGLRGALARRLRRADKAVAEPQPSLVERVRPVALVPTVQPPFAEARASEPSLEIDAPSLDAADSFVSREADRPLEPGSGAPDIAALIERVRTQQRGGSDSSDPVAKADFIAAARKAAMAAAAEAEALKAEPMLGEMDAEQGSRRRKPILMAVGAVLLALMAIPLGQRYLASQPAEPEAPVVSPATPSSLSDAPAQAPAAIQPAPEAPVLEEQAPATPEKTGSLDPLAVPAGTPDETLQADAGEMTATPSMASLAVPAAMEAQAPAAPTESAELPAEASVETPAAPPAMQATSSLLASAEARLPAEARGALPTAPEKIGPEALRSAAAKAEPMALFEVGLRLMEGRVGPSDPKAAIAWFGQAASRGYAPAQYSVGTLFEKGNGVARDTGAARDWYRLAADQGNIRAMHNLAVLYATGIEGASEPKTAAEWFLRAAQHGMRDSQYNLGILYARGVGLEQDLGESYRWFRIVGAAGDKDAQNKMEEVGKTLAPELRSRIDAETAAWKPEPRIDAVNTVNLPASWNEKSGQTALVDMSKAIRNVQAILLKLGYNPGRPDGVVGAQTQSAIRKFQEKTGLQATGQIDEPLIRALLERKDA, encoded by the coding sequence ATGTCCCGCAACGATCCGCATCTGAAGGCACGCTCCGATGCCGAGGCGCAGGTCGCCGAAGGCTCGTTCAAATCTTTGTCAAAAACGCTGGAAGACCTGGAAGCCCGCCTGACGCGGCTTTCCATGGGCAAGCGGCCGGTCGAGGACGATGCGGAAACGAAGGCCGAGGAGCAGCCGGCGCGCGACGCAGCGGCGCGGCTTCGCTCCATCGCCGCCGCTCGCCGCGCAACGCGCCCCGCTCTCGACGCCGCAGCCTCGCCCCTCGCGCTGGAGCGGCAATTGGACGCGGACCCGGCGGCGGGCCGGGTCGCCAAACGCCCTGCCGCCACCACGGCCAAGCCGGCCACCGACAAGCGCCTCGGCGCGCTGGCGGGCGAGGTCGGCGATCTTCAGGCGCAGGGCGCGACGCTGGCGATCGTCAAGGATCTGGCGGCCGATGTCAGCGCCTTGCGCAGCGAGATCCAGACCAGCCTCACGGGCGCGCATCTGACGCAGCGCTTCGAGGAGATGCGCGGCTCGCTCGGTCAGATCAAGCGGCTGATCGGCGAGAGCAAGGGCGCCGACCAGATCGGCGCCGAGATATTCGCGCTCATGGAACAGCTTACCGAGCTGACCGCCAGCAATGCCGACCAAGCCTCGCTGATGGAGCTGCGGGCCGAACTCGACACTGTGTCCACGCTGGTCACGCAGATGGCGCGCGAGGAATCCGTCCAGGCCGTGCAGAAGCGCTGGGACGATTTCGAGGCGCGCATCACGGACCGGATCGAGTTGGACAACCAGTCCAAGCGCGACCTGCGGGTGGAGCTGGAGCGCCTTCGCGGCTCGCTGCGCTCGCTTTCGACCGAAGAGCAGATCCTCGCCGTCCAGCAGCGCTGGGAGGAGTTCGAGGCGCGCTATGTCGACACGGTCCGCACCCAGACCGAGGAAACGCTGACACGCCTCTTGAAGGGCGAGCTCGACACGCTGCGCGCCAAGCTCGACGAGATTTCCTCGGAGGCCAGCGGCGCCGCGCTCGAGGCCCGTTTCGAGGCCATGGCCGAGAAACTGCCGATCAAGGCGCTGGAAGCGGGCATCAACCGCCTGTCGGAGCGTATGGGCGAGATCGAGCTGGCGCTTGTCGGCCTGCCCGAGATCCTTCAGATCGACCAGATGGAAGCGCGCATCCAGGCGCTGGCGGACAGCGTCGAGACGCTGGCGGCCGAAATGCGCGAGCCCGATCTCAGCCATTTCGCCGTTCTGGAAGAGCGCCTGGACGAAATTTCCGCCGCGATTCTGACGGGTGGCCTCTCCGGGGCCGCCGCCGGTGCGTCCGGCCCGCTGGAGCGCATCGAGGCGCGCGTCACGGAACTCGCCGGCCGGGTGGACCGGATCGCCGAGACCGGCGACGCCGAGTTCCTGTCGGCGCAGCTCGCCGCCATGTCGGAGCAGATCGAGGAGCTTTCCGCCCAGCCGGCGGTGAACGAACTCGGCGCGCGCATCGACCGCCTGAGCGAGCGCGTCGAGCGCCTGTTCAGCACGGCCGGCGGCGAGATCGCTTCCAACGCCCTGGAAGCCCGCCTTCAGGCGCTGGCCGAGCGGCTGGAACAGTCGGCCGGCGCGGTGGGCGTCGACAACGACGTCATCCGCTCGCTCGAATCGCAGATCGGCCGGCTGGCCGAAGTGCTGGCCGGCGTGCCCGCGCCGCTCGACGGCGATTCGGCTGAAGTCGCACGTCGCCTGGAAGCGCTGGAGCGCAAGTTCGACAAGGATCGCGACAGCGTCATCGCCGCCGCCAGCGCCGCCGCCGAAGAGGCCGTGCGCCGGATGCAGGATGGCGAGGACACGCGTCAGAACGGCTATGTCCGCGATCTCGCCGGCGACCTGCGCCGCCTGGAAGACCTTTGCCGCAAGTCCGACGAGCGGGCGGTAGGCGTGTTCGACGCGGTTCACGCCACGCTCATCAAGATCGTCGAGCGCCTGACGGCGATCGAGGGCGACCTGCGCGCCGAGAGCGCCGCCGGCCGTTCCGGCCCGGTTGCCGCCTCGGTCGCAGCCTTCGCGCCGATCCCGCCTCAGTCCGTGTTCGCCGACGCCGCGCCGGAGGCCGCGTCCGAGGAGCCCAAGGGGTTGCGCGGCGCGCTGGCACGTCGCCTGCGCCGGGCCGACAAGGCCGTGGCCGAGCCGCAGCCGAGCCTTGTCGAGCGGGTTCGCCCGGTCGCTCTCGTTCCCACAGTCCAGCCGCCCTTTGCCGAGGCGCGCGCGTCCGAGCCCTCGCTCGAGATCGACGCGCCGTCGCTGGACGCGGCCGACAGCTTCGTTTCGCGCGAGGCTGATCGCCCGCTCGAGCCCGGCTCCGGCGCGCCCGACATCGCCGCGCTGATCGAGCGCGTACGCACCCAGCAGCGCGGCGGCTCGGACAGTTCCGATCCCGTCGCCAAGGCCGACTTCATCGCCGCTGCCCGTAAGGCGGCCATGGCGGCGGCGGCCGAGGCCGAGGCGCTGAAGGCCGAGCCGATGCTCGGCGAAATGGACGCCGAGCAGGGCAGCCGCCGTCGCAAGCCCATTCTGATGGCGGTCGGCGCAGTGCTGTTGGCGCTCATGGCCATTCCGCTCGGCCAGCGCTACCTCGCTTCGCAGCCGGCGGAGCCGGAAGCCCCGGTCGTTTCGCCGGCCACCCCCTCGTCGCTTTCGGATGCGCCTGCGCAGGCACCGGCCGCCATCCAGCCGGCGCCGGAGGCTCCCGTTCTCGAAGAGCAGGCCCCTGCGACCCCCGAGAAAACCGGCAGCCTCGACCCGCTCGCGGTGCCGGCCGGAACGCCCGACGAGACGCTGCAGGCCGATGCCGGCGAGATGACCGCCACCCCCAGCATGGCGAGCCTCGCCGTACCGGCCGCTATGGAGGCGCAAGCCCCGGCGGCTCCGACCGAGAGTGCCGAACTCCCGGCCGAGGCGTCGGTCGAAACGCCCGCAGCGCCCCCCGCCATGCAGGCCACCTCCTCGCTTCTGGCCTCGGCCGAGGCCCGCCTGCCGGCGGAGGCGCGCGGCGCCTTGCCGACCGCGCCCGAGAAGATCGGCCCCGAGGCGCTGCGCAGCGCCGCCGCCAAGGCCGAGCCGATGGCTTTGTTCGAAGTCGGCCTGCGTTTGATGGAAGGCCGGGTCGGCCCGTCCGACCCGAAGGCGGCGATCGCCTGGTTCGGCCAAGCCGCCTCGCGCGGCTATGCGCCGGCGCAGTACAGCGTCGGCACCTTGTTCGAGAAGGGCAACGGCGTCGCCCGTGATACGGGCGCGGCGCGCGACTGGTATCGTCTCGCGGCGGACCAGGGCAACATCCGCGCCATGCACAATCTGGCGGTTCTCTATGCCACCGGCATCGAGGGCGCCTCCGAGCCCAAGACGGCGGCCGAATGGTTCCTGCGCGCCGCCCAGCATGGGATGCGCGACAGCCAGTACAATCTGGGCATTCTTTATGCCCGGGGCGTCGGTCTGGAGCAGGACCTCGGCGAATCCTACCGCTGGTTCCGCATCGTCGGCGCGGCCGGAGACAAGGACGCGCAGAACAAGATGGAGGAGGTCGGCAAGACGCTGGCCCCCGAACTGCGCAGCCGGATCGACGCAGAGACCGCCGCCTGGAAGCCCGAGCCGCGCATCGATGCCGTGAACACGGTGAACCTGCCGGCGAGCTGGAACGAGAAGTCGGGCCAGACCGCCTTGGTGGACATGTCCAAGGCGATCCGCAACGTGCAGGCCATTCTCCTGAAGCTCGGCTACAATCCGGGCCGGCCGGACGGCGTGGTCGGCGCGCAGACGCAGTCCGCCATCCGCAAGTTCCAGGAGAAGACGGGCCTCCAGGCCACGGGCCAGATCGACGAGCCGCTGATCCGCGCGCTTCTGGAGCGCAAGGACGCCTGA